The following is a genomic window from Candidatus Poribacteria bacterium.
TACGTGGTCGACGATGCGAGCCCATTGAAGTACTCTCTCGCGGACCGCGATGTCGAGCATGTCGTCTTGGAACAGAACGGCGGACCAGCACGTGCGCGGAACATCGCCGTCGCCAAAGCCCTGGCCGCAGGCGATGACCTCATCTTCTTCACAGACCACGACTGCATTCTCGACCGTGATTGGCATGGTCACATGGCCCGCTTCCTGGCAGACTCCAGTTTCGCCGCCGTCGGCGGCATGACCTACTCCTGGGGCTCCACGCTGTTGGACCGGTATCACGAAGTTAACGGCACCCTGGCGGGGAAATGGCTGCTCCCGGATCGGAGAGAACTCTGGTACATGCCGTCCCTGAACTTCGGCATGAAGGCGTACGCCGCGCAGGAATTCCCGTTCGACGAGCGGTTCCCGCACGCGGCTGGCGAGGACGTGGACCTGTGCCTGCGTCTGCGCAGCAAGTACCGGATCGGGTTCTGTGCTGAGGCCAAGTTGTGGCATGACTTCGGGTACTCAAGCACGATCACGGGATTCTGGCGCTTCATCAAGCTGTTCATGAAGTACAAGAGCTCCAGCGCGACGCTGTACGAGGGGCACACCGTGCTGATGTGGGACGCGTCCGAGTCCATCTTTGAGGGCAACAAGCATGAGCCTGATCTACGACTTGCGGATGAAGGGGCCGGGAATCG
Proteins encoded in this region:
- a CDS encoding glycosyltransferase family 2 protein — protein: YVVDDASPLKYSLADRDVEHVVLEQNGGPARARNIAVAKALAAGDDLIFFTDHDCILDRDWHGHMARFLADSSFAAVGGMTYSWGSTLLDRYHEVNGTLAGKWLLPDRRELWYMPSLNFGMKAYAAQEFPFDERFPHAAGEDVDLCLRLRSKYRIGFCAEAKLWHDFGYSSTITGFWRFIKLFMKYKSSSATLYEGHTVLMWDASESIFEGNKHEPDLRLADEGAGNRTGVSGLHRRDQPLRPEGAESRSGRAAGHVEVHRVVHLPVVQDASPSLLRCEGQRTDLHDHERVQRPVPEVCDLGAPGAQEPTS